One region of Streptomyces davaonensis JCM 4913 genomic DNA includes:
- a CDS encoding allantoate amidohydrolase: MWRELLPIGRHSDSRGYRRYAWTGADLDCRAWFKGQAEARGLAYEVDRNGNQWAWLGDPVAGDAVVTGSHLDSVPDGGAFDGPLGVVSSFAAFDELRARGVEFSKPFGIVNFGDEEGARFGLACVGSRLASGQLSVEGAHRLTDGDGVSLPKAMEAAGYDPEAIGPDPERFSRIGAFVELHVEQGRALDLSGDRVGIASAIWPHGRWRFDFRGEANHAGTTRLVDRRDPMLSYAETVLTARREAELAGAVATFGKISVEPNGVNAIPSLVRGWLDSRAADQASLDQVVGGIEKAAREYAAAHGIDLDVVRESFTPVVEFDHALRDELGRILGKDTGLTVPVLGTGAGHDAGILSGTIPTAMLFVRNPTGVSHSPAESATEDDCVAGVLALADVLEGLACT, from the coding sequence ATGTGGCGCGAGCTGCTTCCCATCGGGCGGCACTCCGATTCCCGTGGCTACCGGCGTTACGCCTGGACCGGCGCTGATCTCGACTGTCGGGCCTGGTTCAAGGGGCAGGCCGAGGCCCGGGGACTCGCCTACGAGGTCGACCGGAACGGGAATCAGTGGGCCTGGCTCGGGGATCCGGTCGCCGGGGATGCTGTGGTCACGGGGTCGCATCTGGACTCCGTGCCCGACGGGGGTGCCTTTGACGGGCCCCTCGGTGTCGTGTCCTCCTTCGCCGCGTTCGATGAACTGCGGGCCCGGGGCGTCGAGTTCAGCAAGCCCTTCGGCATCGTCAACTTCGGGGACGAGGAGGGTGCCCGGTTCGGGCTTGCCTGTGTCGGGTCCCGGCTGGCCAGCGGGCAGCTCAGCGTGGAGGGTGCGCACCGGCTGACCGATGGGGACGGCGTCAGTCTGCCGAAGGCCATGGAGGCCGCCGGGTACGACCCCGAGGCCATCGGGCCCGACCCCGAGCGGTTCTCGCGGATCGGTGCCTTCGTCGAGCTGCATGTCGAACAGGGCCGGGCGCTGGACCTGTCCGGGGACCGGGTCGGCATCGCCAGCGCCATCTGGCCGCACGGGCGCTGGCGGTTCGACTTCCGGGGCGAGGCCAACCACGCCGGCACCACCCGTCTCGTGGACCGGCGCGACCCGATGCTGTCGTACGCCGAGACCGTGCTCACCGCCCGCCGGGAGGCCGAACTCGCCGGTGCCGTCGCCACCTTCGGCAAGATCTCCGTCGAGCCGAACGGCGTCAACGCCATCCCCTCCCTGGTGCGCGGCTGGCTCGACTCCCGCGCCGCGGACCAGGCGAGCCTCGATCAGGTGGTCGGCGGCATCGAGAAGGCGGCCCGGGAGTACGCGGCGGCGCACGGCATCGACCTCGACGTCGTCCGGGAGTCCTTCACCCCCGTCGTCGAGTTCGACCACGCCCTGCGCGACGAACTCGGCCGCATCCTCGGCAAGGACACCGGCCTGACGGTGCCCGTCCTCGGCACCGGCGCCGGACACGACGCCGGAATCCTGTCCGGGACGATCCCGACCGCCATGCTGTTCGTACGCAACCCCACCGGCGTCTCGCACTCCCCGGCCGAGTCCGCGACCGAGGACGACTGCGTGGCCGGGGTCCTCGCGCTCGCCGACGTACTGGAAGGACTGGCCTGCACGTGA
- a CDS encoding formimidoylglutamate deiminase: MTPTQTYWLEHAWLDTHVEPGVAVDTTDGRITAVRTGIPTPPPGAEILRGLTLPGLANAHSHAFHRALRGTVQVGSGTFWTWREVMYATADRLTPDRYHALARAVYAEMALAGITAVGEFHYVHHAPGGTPYADPNAMGEALIAAAADAGIRITLLDTAYLSSGFGQPPSTHQLRFSDGSADAWAERCSVLKERDHARIGAAIHSVRAVPADQLATVARWAEERRAPLHVHLSEQTAENEACLEVHGCTPTQLLALHGVLGPRTTGVHNTHLTAEDISLIGGSGTGTCMCPTTERDLADGIGPAVALQNEGSPLSLGSDSHAVIDLLEEARAMELNERLRTRTRGHWTAAALLRAASADGHAALGWDGVGTLETGARADFTTIALDSVRTAGPLPRLGAETAVFAATAADVRHTVVAGRHIVRDGTHMLVPDVPQALSRAVEALRA, translated from the coding sequence GTGACGCCGACGCAGACGTACTGGCTGGAGCACGCCTGGCTCGACACCCACGTCGAGCCGGGCGTGGCCGTGGACACAACGGACGGCCGCATCACCGCCGTCCGCACCGGCATCCCAACCCCGCCCCCGGGCGCCGAGATCCTCCGCGGACTCACCCTCCCGGGTCTGGCGAACGCCCACAGCCACGCCTTCCACCGCGCCCTGCGCGGCACCGTCCAGGTCGGTTCCGGGACCTTCTGGACCTGGCGCGAGGTCATGTACGCGACCGCCGACCGGCTCACCCCGGACCGCTACCACGCCCTCGCGCGGGCGGTGTACGCCGAGATGGCGCTCGCCGGGATCACGGCAGTGGGCGAGTTCCACTACGTCCACCACGCCCCGGGCGGCACCCCCTACGCCGACCCCAACGCCATGGGCGAGGCGCTCATCGCGGCCGCCGCCGACGCCGGTATCCGCATCACCCTCCTCGACACCGCCTACCTCTCCTCCGGCTTCGGACAGCCCCCCAGCACCCACCAGCTCCGCTTCTCCGACGGCAGCGCGGACGCCTGGGCCGAACGCTGTTCAGTTCTCAAGGAACGGGATCACGCGCGGATCGGGGCGGCCATCCACTCCGTACGGGCGGTGCCCGCCGACCAGTTGGCGACCGTGGCCCGCTGGGCCGAGGAGCGGCGGGCCCCGCTCCATGTGCACCTGTCGGAGCAGACCGCCGAGAACGAGGCGTGCCTGGAGGTCCACGGCTGCACCCCGACCCAGCTCCTCGCCCTCCACGGCGTCCTCGGACCGCGCACCACCGGTGTCCACAACACCCACCTCACCGCCGAGGACATCTCCCTGATCGGCGGCAGCGGCACGGGCACCTGCATGTGCCCGACGACCGAGCGCGACCTCGCGGACGGCATCGGCCCGGCCGTCGCCCTCCAGAACGAGGGCTCCCCGCTCTCCCTCGGCTCCGACAGCCACGCCGTCATCGACCTGCTGGAAGAGGCGCGCGCCATGGAGCTGAACGAGCGCCTGCGCACCCGCACCCGAGGTCACTGGACGGCGGCGGCCCTCCTGCGGGCGGCCTCCGCCGACGGCCACGCGGCCCTCGGCTGGGACGGCGTCGGCACCCTGGAGACGGGCGCACGCGCCGACTTCACGACGATCGCGCTCGACTCGGTCAGAACGGCAGGGCCGCTGCCGCGGCTCGGCGCCGAGACGGCCGTATTCGCCGCGACCGCGGCGGACGTACGGCACACGGTCGTCGCGGGCCGGCACATCGTGCGCGACGGGACCCACATGCTCGTACCCGATGTGCCGCAAGCCCTGTCGCGGGCAGTCGAAGCCCTGCGCGCCTGA
- the hutU gene encoding urocanate hydratase, which yields MSGPRPVRAPRGTELSALGWQQEAALRMLQNNLDPEVAEHPDKLVVYGGTGKAARDWRSFDAMVRTLRTLKQDETMLVQSGRPVGVMQTHEWAPRVLIANSNLVGDWANWEEFRRLEQLGLTMYGQMTAGSWIYIGTQGILQGTYETFAAVAAKKFGGTLAGTITLTAGLGGMGGAQPLAVTMNDGVAICIDCDPRAIERRIEHRYLDVKADSLEHALQLAVEARDARRPLSIGLLGNAAELLPRMLAEGAPVDIVTDQTSAHDPLAYLPVGVDFDDMASYAAKDPAGFTTRARESMARHVEAMVGFMDAGAEVFDYGNSIRGEAQLAGYDRAFAFPGFVPAYIRPLFCEGKGPFRWAALSGDPSDIAKTDKAILDLFPENESLARWIKMAGERVHFQGLPARICWLGYGERDKAGERFNEMVADGTLQAPLAIGRDHLDCGSVASPYRETEAMLDGSDAIADWPLLNAMVNVASGASWVSLHHGGGVGMGRSIHAGQVTVADGTKLGGEKIRRVLTNDPGMGVIRHVDAGYDIAESVADDKGVRVPMREGDDA from the coding sequence ATGTCAGGACCCCGCCCCGTACGAGCGCCGCGCGGTACGGAACTGAGTGCCCTGGGATGGCAGCAGGAAGCCGCCCTGCGGATGCTCCAGAACAACCTCGACCCCGAGGTCGCCGAGCACCCCGACAAGCTCGTCGTCTACGGCGGCACCGGCAAGGCGGCCCGCGACTGGCGCTCCTTCGACGCCATGGTCCGCACGCTGCGCACCCTCAAGCAGGACGAGACCATGCTGGTCCAGTCCGGCCGCCCGGTCGGCGTCATGCAGACCCACGAGTGGGCCCCGCGCGTCCTCATCGCCAACTCCAACCTGGTCGGCGACTGGGCCAACTGGGAGGAGTTCCGCCGCCTGGAGCAGCTCGGCCTGACCATGTACGGCCAGATGACCGCCGGCTCCTGGATCTACATCGGCACCCAGGGCATCCTCCAGGGCACCTACGAGACCTTCGCCGCCGTCGCCGCGAAGAAGTTCGGCGGCACCCTCGCCGGGACGATCACCCTCACCGCCGGACTCGGCGGCATGGGCGGCGCCCAGCCGCTCGCCGTCACCATGAACGACGGCGTCGCGATCTGCATCGACTGCGACCCGCGCGCCATCGAGCGGCGCATCGAGCACCGCTACCTGGACGTGAAGGCCGACAGCCTGGAGCACGCCCTCCAGCTCGCCGTCGAGGCCCGCGACGCCCGCCGCCCGCTCTCCATCGGCCTGCTCGGCAACGCCGCCGAACTGCTGCCGCGGATGCTCGCCGAGGGCGCCCCCGTCGACATCGTCACCGACCAGACCTCGGCGCACGACCCGCTGGCGTACCTGCCCGTCGGCGTCGACTTCGACGACATGGCGTCCTACGCGGCGAAGGACCCGGCCGGGTTCACCACCCGCGCGCGGGAGTCCATGGCGCGGCACGTGGAGGCGATGGTCGGCTTCATGGACGCGGGTGCCGAGGTCTTCGACTACGGCAACTCCATCCGCGGCGAGGCCCAGCTCGCGGGCTACGACCGGGCGTTCGCCTTCCCCGGCTTCGTCCCCGCCTACATCCGCCCGCTGTTCTGCGAGGGCAAGGGCCCCTTCCGGTGGGCGGCGCTGTCCGGTGACCCGTCCGACATCGCCAAGACCGACAAGGCGATCCTGGACCTCTTCCCGGAGAACGAGTCCCTCGCCCGCTGGATCAAGATGGCCGGTGAGCGGGTCCACTTCCAGGGTCTGCCCGCGCGGATCTGCTGGCTCGGCTACGGCGAGCGGGACAAGGCCGGTGAGCGGTTCAACGAGATGGTCGCCGACGGCACGCTCCAGGCGCCGCTCGCCATCGGCCGGGACCACCTCGACTGCGGTTCCGTCGCCTCTCCGTACCGCGAGACCGAGGCGATGCTCGACGGCTCCGACGCGATCGCGGACTGGCCGCTGCTGAACGCGATGGTCAACGTGGCCTCCGGTGCCTCCTGGGTCTCCCTCCACCACGGCGGCGGCGTCGGCATGGGCCGCTCCATCCACGCCGGCCAGGTCACGGTGGCCGACGGCACGAAGCTGGGCGGCGAGAAGATCCGACGCGTGCTGACGAACGACCCCGGCATGGGCGTCATCCGGCACGTGGACGCGGGCTACGACATCGCCGAGTCCGTGGCGGACGACAAGGGTGTCCGGGTGCCGATGCGCGAAGGTGACGACGCGTGA
- a CDS encoding RICIN domain-containing protein: protein MVRADDGGSDARLTELLRADSATAYNALQELRARHLPAVLAYARLCATSDSVARQLAGQVFTLAARETARGIDPGGPWRHRLLLLTGRLAASWAAGGQAAGLDPGLLLVLSTAGPGGPVPPMLGAFQSLPARAQGVIWYAVVEREPDDRTAAFVGVTREDVVHGSGAALQQLARAVLRARLATSADPDCRDFHRLIEESVRPDSPRGSADLHAHMARCATCTAAHEELSALRDDPRRTLGEGLLPWAGAAYVLDDPAPGDPGPRTAAADWPPSRRIALMSAALGVALVPLLVFLVAQADSADDGQEPVSSATSNSPVTPPPVTVTATVSATPSPSPTPSRSKSPSPTRSSAKPSRTPSATPTPTPSYRPPGASYARVVNLSSGLCLDVRDDYFEKGTDVITAPCTSSRSQLWRVDSERGVVQSYADPEFCLDSRGSVERGVGIWACDSVYGSNGQNLRFAVDSRGFIRPGIAPGHAVTPVGGDGVALVTESGGSGQRWRAG from the coding sequence ATGGTGCGGGCCGACGACGGAGGGTCCGACGCACGGCTGACCGAGCTGCTGCGCGCCGACTCCGCCACCGCGTACAACGCGCTCCAGGAGCTGCGCGCCCGCCACTTGCCCGCCGTGCTGGCCTACGCCCGGCTCTGCGCCACCAGCGACTCGGTGGCCCGGCAGCTGGCCGGACAGGTCTTCACCCTCGCCGCCCGGGAGACGGCCCGCGGTATCGACCCCGGCGGTCCCTGGCGGCACCGACTCCTGCTGCTCACCGGGCGGTTGGCCGCCTCCTGGGCGGCGGGCGGGCAGGCGGCGGGCCTCGATCCGGGGCTGCTGCTGGTGCTCAGCACGGCCGGTCCCGGCGGCCCTGTGCCGCCCATGCTGGGCGCGTTCCAGTCCCTGCCCGCCCGCGCGCAGGGCGTGATCTGGTACGCCGTCGTGGAGCGCGAACCGGACGACCGTACGGCCGCGTTCGTCGGCGTCACGCGGGAGGACGTGGTCCACGGCTCGGGCGCGGCGCTCCAACAGCTCGCCCGCGCGGTGCTGCGCGCCCGCCTGGCGACCTCCGCCGACCCCGACTGCCGTGACTTCCACCGGCTGATCGAGGAGTCGGTACGTCCGGACAGCCCGCGCGGGAGTGCCGATCTGCACGCTCATATGGCGCGCTGCGCGACCTGTACGGCCGCCCACGAGGAACTCTCCGCCCTGCGCGACGACCCCCGTCGAACCCTCGGCGAGGGCCTGTTGCCGTGGGCGGGGGCGGCGTACGTCCTGGACGACCCGGCGCCCGGGGACCCCGGCCCCCGTACCGCGGCCGCCGACTGGCCGCCGTCCCGGCGGATCGCCCTGATGTCGGCGGCGCTCGGAGTGGCGCTGGTGCCGCTGCTGGTCTTCCTGGTCGCGCAGGCCGACTCCGCCGACGACGGCCAGGAACCGGTGAGTTCGGCCACCTCCAACAGCCCGGTGACCCCACCGCCGGTGACGGTCACGGCGACAGTGTCCGCGACCCCGTCGCCCTCTCCCACGCCCTCCCGGTCCAAGTCGCCCTCCCCCACCCGGAGTTCGGCGAAGCCGTCCCGGACGCCCAGTGCGACACCCACTCCCACTCCGTCGTACCGGCCCCCCGGCGCCTCGTACGCGCGCGTGGTGAACCTGTCGAGCGGGCTGTGCCTGGACGTGCGTGACGACTACTTCGAGAAGGGGACGGACGTCATCACGGCGCCCTGCACCTCGTCCCGCAGCCAGCTGTGGCGCGTCGACTCCGAGCGGGGCGTGGTGCAGTCGTACGCCGATCCCGAGTTCTGCCTGGACAGCCGGGGTTCGGTGGAGCGGGGCGTCGGCATCTGGGCGTGTGACTCGGTCTACGGGAGCAACGGCCAGAACCTGCGGTTCGCCGTCGACTCCCGTGGGTTCATCCGCCCGGGCATCGCCCCCGGGCACGCGGTGACGCCGGTCGGGGGCGATGGGGTGGCGCTGGTGACGGAGAGCGGGGGGTCGGGGCAGCGGTGGCGGGCCGGGTGA
- the hutI gene encoding imidazolonepropionase: MSSTAITNIAALVTNDPSLGWGSPRSSKFESGGGSPLGLIQDAAVVIDGDHVVWTGESSKAPATDNRVDAEGRAVLPGFVDSHSHLVFAGDRTQEFNARMSGRAYSAGGIRTTVAATRAATDAELEANLTRYLAEALRQGTTTFETKSGYGLTTEDEARALRIAAAHTDEVTYLGAHIVSPDYADDPAAYVALVTGEMLDACAPHARWIDVFCEKGAFDGDQARAILTAGKAKGLHPRIHANQLSHGPGVQLAVELDAASADHCTHLTDADVDALASGNTVATLLPGAEFSTRAEWPDARRLLDAGVTVALSTDCNPGSSFTSSVPFCIALAVRDMGMTPDEAVWSATAGGAAALRRTDIGRITPGARADLTLLDAPSHVHLAYRPGVPLVSGVWRRGERVL; encoded by the coding sequence ATGAGCAGCACCGCCATCACCAACATCGCCGCACTCGTCACCAACGACCCCTCCCTGGGATGGGGGTCCCCCCGCTCGAGCAAATTCGAGAGTGGGGGAGGATCTCCCCTCGGCCTGATCCAGGACGCGGCCGTCGTCATCGACGGCGACCACGTCGTGTGGACCGGTGAATCAAGCAAAGCACCCGCCACTGACAATCGGGTCGACGCCGAGGGCCGGGCCGTCCTGCCGGGCTTCGTGGACTCCCACTCCCACCTGGTCTTCGCGGGCGACCGCACCCAGGAGTTCAACGCCCGCATGTCGGGCCGGGCCTACAGCGCCGGGGGCATCCGCACGACGGTCGCGGCGACCCGGGCGGCCACGGACGCCGAGCTCGAAGCCAACCTGACCCGGTACCTCGCCGAGGCGCTCCGCCAGGGCACCACCACCTTCGAGACCAAGTCGGGCTACGGCCTGACCACCGAGGACGAGGCCCGCGCCCTGCGCATCGCCGCCGCCCACACCGACGAGGTCACCTACCTCGGCGCCCACATCGTCTCCCCGGACTACGCCGACGACCCGGCCGCCTATGTCGCCCTGGTCACCGGCGAGATGCTGGACGCCTGCGCGCCGCACGCCCGCTGGATCGACGTGTTCTGCGAGAAGGGCGCCTTCGACGGCGACCAGGCCCGCGCCATCCTGACGGCGGGCAAGGCCAAGGGCCTGCACCCCCGCATCCACGCCAACCAGCTCTCCCACGGCCCCGGCGTCCAGCTCGCCGTCGAGCTCGACGCGGCCAGCGCCGACCACTGCACCCACCTCACCGACGCGGACGTCGACGCACTGGCCAGTGGCAACACCGTCGCCACCCTCCTCCCCGGCGCCGAGTTCTCCACCCGCGCCGAGTGGCCGGACGCCCGGCGGCTGCTGGACGCGGGGGTCACCGTCGCCCTGTCCACCGACTGCAACCCGGGCTCGTCCTTCACCTCGTCCGTGCCGTTCTGCATCGCGCTCGCGGTACGGGACATGGGGATGACCCCGGACGAGGCGGTCTGGTCGGCCACGGCGGGCGGCGCCGCGGCCCTGCGCCGCACGGACATCGGCCGCATCACCCCGGGCGCCCGCGCCGACCTCACCCTCCTGGACGCCCCGAGCCACGTACACCTGGCCTACCGGCCGGGCGTGCCCCTGGTCAGCGGAGTCTGGCGGCGCGGCGAACGCGTGCTCTGA
- a CDS encoding STAS domain-containing protein, whose amino-acid sequence MDRGTVGSAQSGRLLVEVREEGSSAVVIPVGELDHHTADLLREPLEECLGKGFSRLVVDCARLDFCDSTGLNVLLGARLKAEAAGGGVHLAAMQPVVARVFEITGAEAVFTVHDSLESALADEAD is encoded by the coding sequence ATGGACCGCGGGACAGTCGGCAGTGCACAGTCCGGCCGACTTCTGGTGGAGGTGCGGGAAGAGGGCTCCAGTGCCGTCGTAATTCCTGTGGGTGAGTTGGATCACCACACCGCCGATTTGTTGCGTGAGCCACTCGAGGAATGCCTCGGGAAGGGTTTCAGCCGACTGGTCGTGGACTGCGCGCGGCTGGACTTCTGTGACTCCACGGGGCTCAATGTGCTGCTCGGTGCCCGCCTGAAGGCGGAGGCCGCCGGGGGCGGAGTGCACCTCGCCGCGATGCAGCCCGTGGTGGCGCGAGTCTTCGAGATCACCGGGGCCGAGGCGGTCTTCACCGTCCATGACAGCCTCGAATCCGCCCTGGCCGACGAGGCCGACTGA
- a CDS encoding RNA polymerase sigma factor SigF yields the protein MEDIMSPRLDAPHTHKATSTSPPEQLTPIEQDDVLAGLPEIPPYDEVGPVDARALSKTLFGRLESLEEGTHEYSYVRNTLVELNLALVKFAASRFRSRSEPMEDIIQVGTIGLIKAIDRFELSRGVEFPTFAMPTIVGEIKRFFRDTSWSVRVPRRLQELRLDLAKAGDELAQKLDRAPTVAELAERLGISADEVVEGMAASNAYTASSLDAQPEEDDAEGALADRIGYEDHGLEGIEYVESLKPLIAELPPRDRKILSLRFVAGLTQSEIGEELGISQMHVSRLLSRTLVRLRKGLTLEE from the coding sequence ATGGAGGACATCATGTCACCCCGGCTCGACGCACCGCATACCCACAAGGCGACGTCGACATCCCCCCCGGAACAGCTGACTCCCATCGAGCAGGACGACGTACTCGCGGGACTACCGGAGATACCCCCTTACGACGAAGTGGGGCCGGTGGACGCACGGGCCCTGTCCAAGACCCTCTTCGGGCGGCTGGAGTCGCTGGAGGAAGGGACCCACGAGTACTCGTACGTCCGCAACACGCTCGTCGAACTCAACCTCGCGCTGGTCAAGTTCGCCGCCTCCCGCTTCCGCTCGCGCAGCGAGCCCATGGAGGACATCATCCAGGTCGGCACCATCGGCCTGATCAAGGCGATCGACCGCTTCGAGCTCAGCCGCGGCGTGGAGTTCCCCACCTTCGCGATGCCCACCATCGTGGGCGAGATCAAGCGCTTCTTCCGGGACACCTCCTGGTCCGTGCGGGTCCCGCGCCGACTCCAGGAACTCCGGCTCGACCTGGCCAAGGCGGGCGACGAACTCGCCCAGAAGCTCGACCGCGCCCCGACGGTGGCCGAACTCGCCGAGCGCCTCGGGATCTCCGCCGACGAGGTCGTCGAGGGCATGGCCGCGTCGAACGCCTACACCGCCTCCTCGCTGGACGCCCAGCCGGAGGAGGACGACGCCGAGGGCGCGCTCGCCGACCGGATCGGCTACGAGGACCACGGACTCGAAGGCATCGAGTACGTCGAGTCCCTGAAGCCGCTGATCGCCGAACTCCCGCCCCGGGACCGGAAGATCCTCTCCCTGCGCTTCGTCGCGGGACTGACCCAGTCGGAGATCGGTGAGGAACTGGGCATCTCGCAGATGCATGTCTCCCGGCTGCTGTCACGGACGTTGGTGCGGCTGCGCAAGGGGCTGACGCTGGAGGAGTAG
- a CDS encoding ATP-binding protein → MSTTRPCSPGDRGPEPSGASGMSDADPAEASEPKAGGPQVRSLTLDGQSGVVPLARDFTRQALYDWGWLPAAGADQRAAAEDVLLVVSELVTNACLHAEGPDRLRITCDSKVIRLEVSDRGTGQPSPRTPHRAGRPGSHGMFIVQRLCLDWGVVRTPGATGKTVWAELGAPA, encoded by the coding sequence ATGAGCACCACCCGGCCCTGCTCGCCGGGCGACCGCGGCCCCGAGCCCAGCGGCGCTTCCGGGATGTCCGACGCGGACCCGGCCGAGGCGTCCGAGCCGAAGGCGGGCGGCCCCCAGGTCCGCAGTCTGACCCTCGACGGACAGAGCGGCGTCGTACCGCTCGCCCGCGACTTCACCCGGCAGGCGCTGTACGACTGGGGCTGGCTGCCCGCCGCCGGCGCCGATCAGCGGGCGGCGGCCGAGGACGTGCTGCTCGTCGTCTCCGAGCTGGTCACCAACGCGTGCCTGCATGCCGAGGGCCCCGACCGGCTCCGCATCACCTGCGACAGCAAGGTGATCCGCCTGGAGGTCTCCGACCGGGGCACCGGTCAGCCCTCCCCTCGCACCCCCCACCGCGCGGGCCGCCCCGGCAGCCACGGCATGTTCATCGTCCAGCGCCTCTGCCTGGACTGGGGAGTGGTACGAACCCCGGGAGCCACCGGCAAGACGGTCTGGGCGGAACTCGGCGCACCCGCCTGA
- a CDS encoding roadblock/LC7 domain-containing protein, whose product MAAEAPILDELHRLRARIPQLTGSLAASVDGLVVAEDAPDVEPDGVAALTAAALGVAVRLADATGRGELRELLVRGRDGYVATYAAGHAAVLTLLAKDDVSVGRLHLEGRRAAVRIGELVDEATDETKSRTPARAPATRAKAPRERRTTSAQSRTAQSRTAQSRSTEPRSTPPRTTQPRTSTES is encoded by the coding sequence ATGGCCGCCGAGGCGCCGATACTCGACGAGCTTCACCGGCTCAGAGCCCGCATCCCGCAGTTGACCGGCTCCCTCGCGGCCAGCGTCGACGGCCTGGTCGTCGCCGAGGACGCCCCGGACGTGGAGCCGGATGGCGTGGCCGCGCTCACCGCCGCCGCGCTCGGCGTCGCCGTACGTCTGGCGGACGCCACCGGCCGCGGTGAGCTGCGGGAACTGCTCGTCCGCGGACGGGACGGCTATGTGGCGACGTACGCGGCGGGCCACGCCGCCGTGCTGACCCTGCTCGCCAAGGACGACGTCAGCGTCGGCCGGCTGCATCTGGAGGGCCGCCGCGCCGCCGTCCGGATCGGCGAACTGGTCGACGAGGCGACGGACGAGACCAAGAGCCGTACCCCCGCGCGGGCCCCGGCCACCCGGGCGAAGGCCCCGCGCGAGCGGCGCACCACATCCGCCCAGTCGCGAACCGCACAGTCGCGAACCGCACAGTCGCGCTCCACCGAGCCCCGCTCCACCCCACCCCGAACCACCCAACCGCGCACCAGCACGGAGAGTTGA
- a CDS encoding type III PLP-dependent enzyme domain-containing protein codes for MVTGNDTTGDAVDSVKVGRTDDDERAARRDEAVRAAVEQGLLGPDSPIVGLLDVTGIRESAAALRAAFDAVTAPGTPVLHAFAVKATPLVPVLRLLREAGIGAEVASPGELALTRAAGLPPERTVLDSPAKTPAELREALALGIAVNADNPQELDRIDALMRSAPSRSPLGIRVNPQVGAGAIEALSTATATSKFGVALRDEGAREWVVRAYLERPWLTRLHAHTGSQGVPLSLMARGVAETYALAEEINGRLGRRQIDTIDIGGGLPVNFSSDATTPTYAQYARLLSEAVPGLFDGRYGLVTEFGRSLLAKHGTVLARVEYTKSAGGRPVAVTHAGVQVATRTVYAPAAWPLRIAAYDAKGRPKTGAEVVQDVAGPACFAGDLLAEARALPRLEQGDLVAALDTGAYYFAHHYAYNSLARPGIHGFVPDGSGGVAFATVRAAQSLDAIVTEAGGAHASALTTLRAPGSR; via the coding sequence GTGGTCACGGGGAACGACACGACGGGGGATGCGGTGGACAGCGTCAAGGTCGGACGGACGGACGACGACGAGCGGGCGGCGCGCCGGGACGAGGCGGTGCGGGCGGCCGTGGAACAGGGGCTGCTGGGGCCGGACTCCCCCATCGTGGGCCTGCTGGACGTCACCGGCATCCGGGAGTCGGCGGCGGCCCTGCGGGCGGCGTTCGACGCGGTCACCGCGCCCGGCACCCCGGTGCTGCACGCCTTCGCGGTGAAGGCGACCCCGCTGGTGCCCGTGCTGCGGCTGCTGCGCGAGGCGGGGATCGGCGCGGAGGTGGCGAGCCCCGGGGAGCTGGCGCTGACGCGGGCGGCGGGGCTGCCGCCGGAGCGCACGGTCCTGGACTCGCCCGCGAAGACACCCGCCGAACTGCGCGAGGCGCTGGCGCTCGGTATCGCGGTCAACGCCGACAACCCGCAGGAGCTGGACCGTATCGACGCGCTGATGCGGTCGGCGCCGAGCCGTTCGCCGCTCGGTATACGGGTCAACCCGCAGGTGGGCGCGGGTGCCATCGAGGCGCTGTCGACGGCGACGGCCACCTCGAAGTTCGGGGTGGCGCTGCGCGACGAGGGGGCGCGGGAGTGGGTGGTGCGGGCGTATCTGGAGCGGCCGTGGCTGACCCGGCTGCACGCGCACACCGGGTCCCAGGGCGTGCCGCTGTCGCTGATGGCGCGGGGCGTGGCGGAGACGTACGCGCTGGCGGAGGAGATCAACGGGCGGCTCGGGCGGCGGCAGATCGACACGATCGACATCGGCGGCGGGCTGCCGGTGAACTTCTCCTCGGACGCCACGACCCCGACGTACGCGCAGTACGCGCGGCTGCTGAGCGAGGCGGTGCCGGGGCTGTTCGACGGGCGGTACGGGCTGGTCACCGAGTTCGGACGGTCGCTGCTGGCCAAGCACGGGACGGTGCTGGCGCGGGTGGAGTACACCAAGAGCGCGGGCGGGCGGCCGGTGGCGGTGACGCACGCGGGCGTGCAGGTGGCGACGCGGACGGTGTACGCGCCGGCGGCCTGGCCGCTGCGGATCGCCGCGTACGACGCGAAGGGGCGGCCGAAGACGGGGGCCGAGGTGGTGCAGGACGTGGCCGGGCCCGCCTGTTTCGCCGGCGACCTGCTGGCCGAGGCGCGGGCGCTGCCGCGTCTTGAGCAGGGGGATCTGGTGGCGGCGCTGGACACGGGCGCGTACTACTTCGCGCACCACTACGCGTACAACTCCCTGGCCCGGCCGGGCATTCACGGCTTTGTACCGGACGGGTCCGGGGGTGTCGCCTTCGCGACTGTCCGGGCGGCGCAGAGTCTCGACGCGATCGTGACCGAGGCCGGAGGGGCGCACGCGTCCGCGCTCACCACCCTCCGCGCACCCGGGAGCCGTTGA